In Dehalococcoidia bacterium, the sequence GCGGGCTTTCAGCCCGCGCTCGACCCGGTTGGTTGAAGCCGGCGCTCGATTGGCCGAAGTTCGCACACTCCGCGTACGGGCGGGATTTCGGACCGCATGAAAAGCCCCGCTCCTGGAGCGGGGCACGGCATTTCTTTGCAGGAGGTGCCCGTGGACGGTCACGGGGCCCCGTGCCTGCCTGTCTACAGCAAGATGATGAGCAGAATGACGATGAGTATCAGGACGAGCAGTCCACCACCGATGTACATGCCTCGTACCTCCTTTGCTGTGTCGAGTGTGCCATCGCAGGCGTCACGGGCGAGTGCAGAACAACATGCCGAATGTTGCGGAACAGTATGCGTTGCGGCCGCGGCGATGCTTTCGTTATGCGTGCGCATCAATGCGCGATGATGTGTCGCAGTTGGCGGGCAGCGCGCGTGGCTAGAGCAGGCGCGGTGACGCGACGTCCTCGCGGTCGCCGGCGGCTGCGAGGCAGGCTTCGTCGTCGTTGGCGACGGCGTTGACGCGCCGCGAGACTTCGGTGGCGACGATGGCATCGTTCGGCGCGGGTCGTAGCAGTTGGCGCAGCGCCTGCTTGTCGACCTTTGCCTTGTCGGCGGGGCGGAAGATCCAGTCGTCGACGCGATCGGGCGGCAGGATGACCGGCATGCGGTCGTGGACCGGCGCGACGACCTCGTTCGCATCGGTCGTCAGAATCGCGAAGGTGCGCGTCCACTTGTCGGTCTTGGGATCGCGCCAGGACTCGTAGAGGCCGGCGAAGAGCAACATGCCGCCGTCCGGGGCGTGGTACCAGTACGGCCGCCGCGCCTCCTTCGTGCCGGCCCACTCGAAGAAGCCATCCGCGGGGATGGCACAGCGCCGCGACTCGAAGGCGTCGCGAAAGGCGGGACGGTTGTCGGCGGTCTCGGACTTGGCATTGATCTGGCGAGCAGCGCCTTTCATGTCGGGCGCCCACGAGTTCACGAGGCCGAACTTCGCCGGCAGCAACTGGTGCTCTTCCTGCTTCATGCGGACGATCCAGTGCTGGTCCGTCGGGGCGATGTTGTAGCGCGGCCGGTAGAGCGCCACGACGGAGTCATCGAACTCCGCGCCCAACTCGGCAGCGAGTTGGCGGAAGTCCTTGCGGGTGAGCGTGAAGCGTCCGCACATGGGGACAGGATATCGGAGGCCGGAGGTCGGAGGTCAGAGGTCGAAGTCCCTCGAGACTGAGGTAGGATCGTTCACATGTCGCCGAATAAGCCAAACGTGCGCTCGTCGCTCTTCGTTGTATGGACGGCGTGGTTCATTCTCGGAATTCTTGTGGTAGTCGCTCTTGCAACGCAGGGACGCTCCGGCAGTTCGGCGAGCGCCACGCAGCGCTTCGACCGCATCGCTGCGGCCGCGGCGGAGGCCGAGTACCGTGCGACGTATCACATCTCTGGCGTCGCAGGACCCATCGGATCGCTTCGGCTTGTGTACGCGCAGGATCGGTTCGGCGACCTGCGCGCCGACCTCATTTAATGCTGAAGGTCCGGGACGTGTCCGAACCATCGTGGTTGACGGCGGAGACCACGTATTGTGTGACGCCGGCGCGTGTCAACACAGCGGCGCAAGTGGCGGCCATGACGTTGACTCGGCCGAGCGGC encodes:
- a CDS encoding SOS response-associated peptidase; this translates as MCGRFTLTRKDFRQLAAELGAEFDDSVVALYRPRYNIAPTDQHWIVRMKQEEHQLLPAKFGLVNSWAPDMKGAARQINAKSETADNRPAFRDAFESRRCAIPADGFFEWAGTKEARRPYWYHAPDGGMLLFAGLYESWRDPKTDKWTRTFAILTTDANEVVAPVHDRMPVILPPDRVDDWIFRPADKAKVDKQALRQLLRPAPNDAIVATEVSRRVNAVANDDEACLAAAGDREDVASPRLL